The Sediminicola sp. YIK13 genomic sequence CTGTTCTGTTAGGATCGTATTGTATTGAATCAACAGTAGCAACAACTCCTTGTTTCTCTCTTTTGAAATCAATAACACGATACCTTCTCTTATGACCTCCACCTTTCTGGCGTATGGTCATTTTTCCTTGACTGTTTCTACCTCCGGACTTTTTTAACGGAGCGAGCAAGCTCTTCTCCGGCTTATCAGTAGTAATGGCGTCAAACCCATTTACTACTCTAAATCGCTGTCCTGGAGTGATTGGTTTTAATTTTCTAACTGACATTTTTTGTCTTTATAGATTATTGTAAAAATCAATTGCCTCTCCATCCGCTACATCAACAATTGCTTTTTTATAAGCATTTGTCTTACCGTGCTGTACGCCGGTTTTAGTGTAACGTGATTTACGTTTTGGACCGTAGTTCATTGTACGAACTTTTTCCACAGAAACCCCATAAGTAGTTTCAACAGCTTCTTTGATCTGAAGCTTATTGGCACTAGGGTCAACAATGAAACCATAACGATTGTATAACTCGCTGTCTGCGGTCATTTTTTCCGTAATTATTGGCTTTATCAACAC encodes the following:
- the rplW gene encoding 50S ribosomal protein L23, whose protein sequence is MSVLIKPIITEKMTADSELYNRYGFIVDPSANKLQIKEAVETTYGVSVEKVRTMNYGPKRKSRYTKTGVQHGKTNAYKKAIVDVADGEAIDFYNNL